A stretch of DNA from Armatimonadota bacterium:
TTCGTGCGCGTCAGCCAGGACGACAGGCGCTACTTCGTCTTCGATAACGGCCAACCTTACATCCCTATTGGCGCGAACGTATGCTGGGGTGGTAGTCGCGGAACGTTCGATTACGATGACTGGCTACCTCGTTACGCGCAGGCGGGCGGTAACTACTTTCGGGTGTGGCTGGGTCCCGCGTGGGTTACCTTCGGACTGGAGCGAACCGGCGAACCGCGCGAACGCTATGGCGTAGGTAAGATAGACCTGGCTAATGCCTGGCGGCTGGATTATGTGTTGAGTCTGGCACGCAAGCTCGGCATGTACGCGATGCTCTGCTTTGACAGTTTCAACGAGCTGCGCAAACAACGGTATGGTGGGTTTCCTTACTGGGAGCAGACGCCGCACAACGCCGCCAACGGCGGCCCGCTTAAGGAACCCATCGAGTTCTGGACACACCCCGACATGCTCCGCGCCTACCGCAACAAGCTGCGCTATATGGTAGCACGATACGGGTGGTGCACCAACGTGCTGTGCTGGGAGTTCTGGAACGAGGTGGACATCGTCGGGCCCGACGCTTACAATCTGGAACTCATCACCCGGTGGCATCGCGAGATGGGTGATTATCTGCGACGTATAGACCCGTGGAAGCACCTGATTACCACCAGCTTCGCCGACTCGAACGGGCGCGAGGTGATTGACCGCCTGCCGCAGATAGAGTTCTCACAGACCCACAACTACGGCTCGCGGGACACATCCGCTGCGTTAACTTTCTTCCAGCGCAAGAAAGAGGTGTATGGCAAACCGCATCTGGTGGGTGAGTTCGGCGCGGGCGCGATGGGTGAAGACCCTCGCGTAGACCCTACTGGCATCGCCCTGCACAGCGGTATCTGGAGCACTCTGCTGGACGGCTCGGCGGGAACCGCCATGCTCTGGTGGTGGGACAACCACATCCACCCGCACGACCTGTACCACCACTTCGCCGCCCTCAGCCGTTTCATCCGAGGGGTAAACTTTGCCAGGGAGGGGTTCCGACGGGTAGAAAAAGCGACGTTCACCCTGAAGCACCCTGCCGCATCCCCTACCTATAACGACCTGGCGCTACATGGACCGACCTCGTGGGAACCCCACCCATCCAACCGACCGACGACGGTGCAGATAGACGCTGAAGGCAAGGTTACCATCCGCGAGCAAGTAGCGGGTTTGCTACACGGTCTGCGCAACCACCGCGACAAGCACAATCCGCTCACTTTTCAGACAGACCTCCCCCACCCCACGCGCCTGCGCATCTTCGTCACGGGCGTATCGGGGTATGGCGGAGCGCACCTTATCGTGGAGCGCAATGGCGTGCGTGTGCTGGATAAAGACATGCCGGACCCAGACGACACCAACAAGACCGACACCCTCCACCAGTACGACGGCGAATACATGGTGGAGATACCCGCTGGCAGGCAGACGGTAAAGGTGGAAAACATCGGCAACGACTGGGTGTTCGTCTCCTACCTGCTGGAGAAGGCGGTGAGGCAAACTGCGCCACCATTGCGTCTGTTTGGCTTACATGGTAAGAGCACGTCCCTGCTCTACATCGAGCAAGCGCAATACAACTGGTATCAGGTGAACGTGGTGAAACGACCGCCTCAGCCGGTGCCGCCGACTATCCTGCACATCATGGACTGGACACCCGGGCGCTATCGCGTGCAGCTGTGGGACACCTATGAGGGAAAGCCTCTATCTATCCAAATAGTGAGCGTGGACAGGTCGGGTTTGAGACTGGAGCTGCCATCCATCGCACGAGACATCGCACTGCGACTGGAGAAGGTTTCCTAATACGCCCACCCACCGCCTGTCTCTAGCGACTGCCCAAACTGCCCCACCCCGAACCGTTGCAACTCGGGAAATGCCTTGATGCGCAGGCGAAACACCACCTCGCGGTCGGCGCGGAAGCCTAGCGGGTTGTCGATGTAGCCCACACTCAGCTCCCAACAGTGCAAATCCCACGTGAGCAAGATCTGCCTGCTCTCAAAGCGGTTCACGTAACCGTTGTAGGTGACCACTGTTTGCACACGCAGAGGCGTTCGGAACAGCTGCGTATCCAGCCACAGGTTCGCGCTTGCCCAGCGATGACGAATGGGGTCGTACACCCCGTTCAGGTTCATCGAGAAAGCGTCGGTACGGGCGCGCAGATACGCGCGGAGATAGTTCCACTGTCCTTCGTTAAGGTTCAGAGTGGATTGCACGTTCAGCTGCCACGCGAGGTTCGGTTGCCACTGCAAGCCAATATTCATCGGTTGCCAGGGGCGGCTGTTGCGCTGTCGAGCAAAAAGGTCATATCCCGTATACGCTCGGATGGACAGCACACGGCTTGCGTTCCACTCCAGCCCCGCCGAGGCGAAATTGGTCGTGCCCGTATACTCCGTACGCAGAGGGGTGAAGCCGTAGGGGCGCAGGTAACGGTAGTTCACGTACCATCTGCTGTTTCGCCCAAAGCGCACCTGCCAGTCGGTGTTGCCTTGCAGAACGTACTGGGCGGTTCCGTCGCTGGTGAATACCTGCCGGAAGAGAGCGGAGGTGTTGAGCAAGCCTCGGTCGCCCCCAAAGGTCGCAGGATTCCAGCGGGCTTCGAACAGGACGCGCTGAATCGGGTTGCCCTGCGGCAGTTCGCGAAAACTGCCGAATCCGAACTGCATTTGTAGCCCCATGTCTTTGCCGAACAGGCGGCGATCGGTGGTGGAAAGGAGTAGTTCGGGCGTCTTCTCCAGTCCTCCGTAGGTGAACGCCCCCGTCTGCCCACCGACAGGGATAAACCGGTTGAAAGCGAGGCTCCAGTCGAACTTGCTGCTGCTTCCGCTCAGCGATGCCTGGGTGGCGAGTTGCTGTTGCTCGGAGCGCACTTCCCCACCCGACCGCGAGCGGAAGCGTGATAGGTCGGTAGAGAAGGTGAACAAGGAGCGAGTGCCCCATCGCTGGTTCCACCGGAGCGAATTTGTAGAAGAATCGCTCAAATAACCTGCACTGCTTTGCTGGCTGAGGCGCGAGAGAATGGACAGATTACCCGATGACCACGCTCTGCTTAAACTCAGCTGCCAGCTGGAGGCGCGGGTATCCGAGTAGTAGAGATAGCTGCCGGAGCGCAGGTCGCCGGTGAGCCGCGCGTTGAAACCGAACAGCTGCTGTTCGTGGCGCAGCTGCGCGGTGGCAGAGCGAGTGGCGCGACTGCGATCGTTCAGATAGTACAGAGAGAGCAGCCCTGCCGCTCCCTTCCACAGATATTGCTGGTCGATGCCCAGTCCGATGCCTTTTTTCTGCATCAGGTCGATGCGTGCAGTGCCTGCATTGTCGCCCAGCAGGTAGCCCAGCGCGGTCTTGACGTAATACCCCTCTTCTACCGATTGCCCTACTTGCGGCAGAGTACCACGTGAGAGCCGCTTATCCAGAGGCACTACCAGCGTGGGCAGGGTAAACAGCTTCCTGCCCAGCGCGTTCAGGCTGACCCCTCGCGCGACCAGACGCTTATCCACCACCACGTCCACGCTGCCGGCAGAAAAGTAGTAGTGTGGATGCTCCAGCAGGCAGGTGGTCACCTCGCCATGTTGCATCTGCGCCTGCTGTCGCTCTCCCTGCAACTGCTGACCGGACAGGCGCACTGTGCCGCGCAGCTGGTTTTTCAGAAACTCGGGCAGGAGGTCTGCTCCTGCGCCCTGCATCTGCCACAGGCGTCGGCGAACGTTTAGGCGGAGCATCTCACCATGTGCGTCTAGCCCACCGCCTTCCAGAGTGACCCTGCCCTGAAACAGGTACTCGCCTCTGTCTAGATTACCCTCCACGCTCTCTGCCTGAATGGTGTACTCGCGCCAGCGAGCGAGGATGTCGGTCGCCTGCAGGTTGTTGCGGGCGTCCAGAAAGAGCGTGCCGAACCGTTCCACATCCAGGCGTTCCGCTTTGCGCTGGGGTGCAGCAGGTGATTCGGCTTGCTGGGCTGAGGCAACGCCAGTTATCCCGATGAGCCACAGGATGACGAGGAGGAGGGAGAACCTAACCCCCCTGACCCCCTTCCCTGCGAGGGAAGGGGGCAGCGCCCCTCTCCCTGTGGGAGAGGAGGTGGGGGAGAGGTGATGTTGGACCTAACCCCCTAACCCCCTTCCCTACGAGGGAAGGGGGAAAATGCGTGCTCCCCTCTCCCTGTGGGAGAGAGGATGGGGGTGAGGTGATGCTTGACCTCACCTCCACCCCCCCTTCCCTGCGAGGGAAGGCGGAACGCGCATACACCCCTCTCCTCGTAGGAGAGGGGATGGGGGTGAGGTGCAAACTTGACCTAACCCCCCGACCCCCTTCCCTGCGAGGGAAGGCGGAACGCGCATACACCCCTCTCCTCGTAGGAGAGGGGATGGGGGTGAGGTGCAAACTTGACCTCACCTCCACCCCCCCTTCCCTGCGAGGGAAGGCGGAACGCGCATACACCCCTCTCCTCGTAGGAGAGGGGATGGGGGTGAGGTGCAAACTTGACCTCACCTCCACCCCCCCTTCCCTGCGAGGGAAGGCGGAACGCGCATACACCCCTCTCCTCGTAGGAGAGGGGATGGGGGTGAGGTGCAAACTTGACCTAACCCCCCGACCCCCCTTCCCTGCGAGGGAAGGCGGAACGCGCATACACCCCTCTCCTCGTAGGAGAGGGGATGGGGGTGAGGTGCAAGCTACCCTCCTGCTTCACCATGTCCCCCCCTCTCCTGCGCCGGTGGGCACGTGCGCTCAGGGTGAGTAACACGGTGAAGAGCAGTGTATAGAACACGGCGATATGCCACTTCGAAGGGGCAGACACGTCCACGCTTGCCCACGCAGGCATGGCGAGCCAGCGCACCGCCCTATCCACACTCCACGCGCTTGCCGCTATCGGTGTGCACAGAATCTCGGGCAGGTAGGGCAGGCAGGCGGCAGCTAACCCTGCGCTGGTGAGAAGCTGCACCGGCAAAGCGATAACCAGGTTGGCGACAGGCGCAATGAGCGACATTTGACCATAGTATAACGCGGTGAGCGGTGCAGACGCCACTGCACAAACTCCACTAAGCAGTAGAGCGGCAAGAGCACCCCTGAACGGGGCGGCTCTGTCTTGCTTTGCACTGAAAGCGATCGCGCCGAGCCATCCCGAGGAGGCGATAATCACAGCGACCAGCGTAAACGAAAACTGGAAGCCGGGGGTCGCGCAGGGTGCCGGGGTCTATGCATACCAGCAGAAACCCTGCAAGAGCCAGCGAGGTAGCTGGGTCCAGCTCGCGCTGCAGAGCTACCGATCCTGCCACCAGAGTGCCCATCACCGCAGCACGAAAAGCGGGTTCACCCCCTGCAGCCACACCTGCAAACAGCCAGATGACCGCAACGACTGCCAGCGCGGAGGTCCGGCGCGATAACCTGATGAACCTGCACATCGCCCATACAGCGAACGCCAGCATGGAGACATGCGTACCCGACGGCGAGAGGATGTGCACCGTGCCGGTGCGTCGGAAACTTTCGCGGATGGCATCATCCAGCCCGGCGCGGTCGTTGAGCACGATGGCGGCAGTGATATGCCCTTCGCGCGTGGGGAGGTGGGATCGTAGATGGCGTATCAGTGTGCGCCGCCAGCGGGAGAAAAGGGTAGTCCATCGCGCTTGCGGTAGCCGCTCGACGCGATAGGGGCGCAGGGTTCTGGCGATCCCCTGCCTGCGCAGATACAGTGCGAAAGAGGCGAAGGGGTCGCCCGGGTTAGCAGAGGGCGTCCTCAGTCTGCCTTCCAGACGCAATCGCTCGCCTGCGAACACGTTATCCAGCAGCGTCTCCGGTAGGTAGACCCATAGCTGTACGGGTGTGCGAAAGATACCCTGCGGGGTAACCATGCTTTGCGTGCGGAACACAAACCGCCATGCGCCCGCTTTTTGCACCGGTTCGGTCAGCACAACTCCCTCGACAACCACCACCTGATCACTTGGCAAGGTACGCCAGAGCAGTTCATCCTGTGTCGCGTCGCGAATGCCCTGCATTGCACCCAACCACACTCCTGCTAACACCAAAAAGGCTATGGATGCAGAAAGTACCCGATAGCGCCATAGGAGCCATCCAGTGGCGGTGCAGAGGAAGCATCCCTGTAATACCGATAGCATAGAGAATGTCACGCCTGCTGCAGCTCCCGCCAGGTAGCCGCCGCAGAAGGACGCCAGGGGTCTTCCGTGCACCGCCTGTAGTACCCTGCGCCATCTTTTTCGTACCGCTGTAGATTGCATCCATGCCCTCATGCTACTACTTTCCCAGAACTTCGGAGTAGTTCGGTTTACTATCGCTTTCTCTGGGGGGCTTGAGGTTCCTGCGCGAGAGACGCTTGCTTTCGAGGTGCATTTGCTGATACCATTATGCATGTCGGAGCCGGTTTTCGGGATGGTGACGAATGGGCGCTGAAAAGAGGTTGTTTGACCACCCGCGCGAGGAGTGCGGCGTGTTCGGCATTTACGCGCCAGGCGAGGACGTAGCGCGCATCACTTTCTTCGGGCTGTACGCGCTGCAGCACCGCGGGCAGGAGAGCGCGGGCATCGCCGTCTCAGATGGCGAGCGGGTGCTGGTGCACAAGGAGATGGGGCTGGTCTCGCAGGTATTTGATGAGGAGACACTGGGCTACCTGCGGGGGCACATCGCCATCGGGCACACGCGCTACTCTACCACCGGGTCCAGCGTGTTGCGTAACGCGCAGCCGGTGATTTGTGAATCGCCTATCGGCACGCTGGCGGTAGCCCACAACGGCAACCTGGTCAACGCCGCGCCGCTGCGCCTGCGCTTGCAGGAAGCTGGCACCCACTTCCACAGCACCAACGACAGCGAAATCATCGCTCGCCTGCTGGCGACGGATCTGGCGGAGTTTCGAGACCCCGCAGAGGCGATGCGCCGGGTGATGCAGCAGATTTCGGGCGCGTACAGCCTGGTTATCCTCACCCCACGCCATCTGATTGCCGCTCGCGACCCCTACGGCGTGCGCCCGCTCTGTGTGGGGCGTATTAACGGCCATTACGTGGTGGCTTCCGAGACCTGTGCGCTGAACGTGGTGGGGGCGGACTTCGTGCGTGAGATAGAACCGGGCGAGGTGCTGGTGATCGACGAAAGCGGCATGCGCGAGGAGCAGGCGATACCCCTGCTGCGGCATAGCCTGTGCATGTTCGAGTTCATCTACTTCGCCCGCCCCGACAGCCACATCTACAACCGCACCCTGCACGAAGTGCGCCGGCGGATGGGGCAGGAGCTGGCGCGAGAACATCCCGCTCCGGGTGCACAGGTGGTTATCCCCATCCCCGACACGGGCATCCCTGCAGCGCTGGGCTTCGCGCAGGCAAGCGGTATCCCCTACGCGGAAGGACTGATTAAAAACCGCTACATCCAGCGCACCTTCATCCAGCCCGACCAGCGGATGCGCGAGCTGGGCGTCAAAATCAAGCTGAACCCCTTGCGCGAGGTGATTGCCGGGCGCAAGCTGGTGATGGTGGACGACAGTATCGTGCGCGGAACCACCACCGGCAAAATCGTGCGGATGCTTTTTGAGGCGGGCGCGAAAGAGGTGCACGTGCGCATCACCTCGCCGCCTATCCGCTATCCGTGCTTCTACGGCATCGACATGGCGACGCGCGAAGAGCTGGTCGCCGCCTCGCACAGCGTGGAGGAGATACGCCAGATGATTGGCGCCACTTCGTTGGGCTATCTCAGCATCGAGGGCATGTTGCGTGCGGTGCGTATGAAACGCCACCACTTCTGCCTCGCCTGTTTCGACGGCAGGTATCCGATCCCCGTACCGCGCGACGTGAAACTGAGCAAACAGCTGTGGGAAGAAGAGGACACTGAGCCCGCTGTTTGTGGTAGCCCGGAAGCGGATAAGGCGTAGCGACGCTTGTTGAACCTAACCCCCTTCCTTGCGAGGTTGTGTTTGACCTAACCCCCCTGCCCCCCTTCCCTACGAGGGAAGGCGGAACGCGCATACACCCCTCTCCTCGTAGGAGAGGGGATGGGGGAGAGGTGCAACTTTACCTAACCCCCTGACCACCTTCCCTGCGAGGGAAGGGGCAGACGTTGACGCTTCACCTCTTCCCTGCCCCCCCTGCCCGGCGAGGGAAGGGGGAGAGGTTGATGCTTCACCTATTCCCTACGAGGGAAGGCGGAACGCGCATACACCCCTCTCCTCGTAGGAGAGGGGTTGGGGGAGAGGTGCAACTTTACCTAACCCCCCTGCCCCCCTTCCCTGCGAGGGAAGGGGGAGAGGTTGATGCTTCACCTATTCCCTACGAGGGAAGGCGGAACGCGCATACGCCCCTCTCCCTGTGGGAGAGGGGTTGGGGGAGAGGTTTGCTTGACCTGCTAAATTTCCCTGCCCCTGCCGATAATAACCCATAGAATCCTTATCGCATGGGGTGAGAGAGCATGGACAACCTGTGTGCTATGATGCACATCAATGAGTCTAATCTACAACTGAGAAAGCAGTTCATCAACCTGACCGAAGAAGATGTGCGCATCCTGAAGCAGTTGCAGCCCTGGGCGGAGCGGGTCGCCGATAGCATCGCGAAGGAGTTCTACGACGTGCAATTTGCTTTCGCTCCCACGCGTGAGTTCTTCGAACGCTACGCGCAGAAGAAAGGCGTCACGCTGGAACAGCTGAGGCAAGGGCTGGAAAAGACGCAAGCACAGTACCTCCGTGACATCTTTCGAGAGGCGGCGAATGGCGGTCAGTTCGGTACCGATTACTTTGAGAGACGTTTACGTATCGGCTATGTGCACGTGGTGATAGACCTGCCCCAAAAATGGTACGTGGGCAGCTACACCATCTACCAGCGTCTGGTGCGCCAGTACCTGCGGCGTGATTTCCGCTGGAAACCCGCCTTCCGCGCTCGTGCCGAGGAGGCGATTTTCAAGGTGTTCAACTACGATATGCAGGCGGTTACTGATTCGTACCTGATGTACCTGATTCAGACGTTTGGTGTAGATATGTCCAACCTTGTTTTTAACCAGATGCAGGACGGAACCGAGCACATCGGGCAGATGCAGCGCGAGATGCAGAGCCTGCTGAAAGCGCTGGAGAACGTAGGAAAGGGTGACCTCAGCGCTCGTCTGTCTGCCGGCAGCCAAAACACAGGTACCCTCTCCGCCAACTTCGACACCGCCATGCAAGCGCTGGCGGATACGATCCAGGACACGCGTCGCGCCGCGCGGGAAGTGCAGGACCACGTCAGGCGCACCAATGAACTGCTGCAAGCCTTCGTCTCCTCCGACAGCGCGGGCGGCGACAGCGTGATAGACCTGCTGCACCAGCTGCAAAAAGCGGTGCAAGAGGTGGCGAAGGGGGCGGAACAGACTGCGCTTTCCGCCTCGCGCGGTGTGGAAAGCGTGAGCGCGATTGTGGAAGACATCCGCGTCATGTCCGAGCAGCTGCTGGGTGCACAACAAACCGCCAACGAGGTAGGACAGGTCGCCGAGCAGGGACGGCAGGGCTTGCGCCAGTCCGAGCAGGCGATGCAGTCTCTGGAGAAAGACACTCGCGTTCTGGCGGAGCAGTTACAGCAGCTGGTGACGATGGCGTCCAACATCGGTGGTATCCTCAGCACCATCGAGGAGATAGCAGGACAGACGAACCTGCTTGCGCTCAACGCGGCGATTGAGGCGGCACGTGCAGGTGAACATGGGCGCGGTTTCGCAGTAGTCGCCGATGAGGTACGGCGCCTTGCCGAACAGTCGGCACAAGCCACCCAGCAGATTAAGCAGATTATCGATGAGGTGACCGCGCAGGCGCAGGCAGCGGCGCAGGCGATGGACGCTAACCTGAACGCGGTGAGCGACGGCGTGAGGCAGTCGTTGCAGGTTGGACAGGGGCTAGCGGAGATTCTTCACGCGGTGGAAAGCATCATCCAGCAGGTGCAGCAGTCGGCGTCGTCGGTAGAACGGGTGCAGACCAACGCCCAGCAGATGCTCAGCGAGATAGAGCACATCGCGGCGATTGCCCAAGAGTCGAGCGCAGCCGCAGAGGAGATGCTCGCCTCCAGCACCAATGCAGTGGACAGCATCACGCGCGTCGTGGACAGTGCAAGCGTGGAAGCAGAGGGGCTATACGGCGTAGTGGACAAACTGCGCTTCTCGCTGGGCAAGTTCGTGCTGACTCA
This window harbors:
- the purF gene encoding amidophosphoribosyltransferase, translated to MGAEKRLFDHPREECGVFGIYAPGEDVARITFFGLYALQHRGQESAGIAVSDGERVLVHKEMGLVSQVFDEETLGYLRGHIAIGHTRYSTTGSSVLRNAQPVICESPIGTLAVAHNGNLVNAAPLRLRLQEAGTHFHSTNDSEIIARLLATDLAEFRDPAEAMRRVMQQISGAYSLVILTPRHLIAARDPYGVRPLCVGRINGHYVVASETCALNVVGADFVREIEPGEVLVIDESGMREEQAIPLLRHSLCMFEFIYFARPDSHIYNRTLHEVRRRMGQELAREHPAPGAQVVIPIPDTGIPAALGFAQASGIPYAEGLIKNRYIQRTFIQPDQRMRELGVKIKLNPLREVIAGRKLVMVDDSIVRGTTTGKIVRMLFEAGAKEVHVRITSPPIRYPCFYGIDMATREELVAASHSVEEIRQMIGATSLGYLSIEGMLRAVRMKRHHFCLACFDGRYPIPVPRDVKLSKQLWEEEDTEPAVCGSPEADKA